From Pseudomonas sp. CCI4.2, one genomic window encodes:
- a CDS encoding sensor histidine kinase, whose product MSRTPTIASRPRWRSLALLALCLAPLLWPLQHLAERYYGNELISQNRQTLDLYVANLLGTLHRYEVLPQILSDLPALRAALVDPLQPLAQENANRLLKDVSLQTGADVMYLMDPDGKTLAASNWDKHDSFVGRNFAFRPYFSDAMAGRLGRFFGLGTTSAKRGYFFAAAVHDRDRVVGALVVKVDLDRTETLWGKTPEQLLLTDHNGVVILTSNPEWRFRATRPLSDEERKAITAIQPYPTRDPKPLTINEKAWITQTQPIEEIGWSVNILAPRVLVDRPVRTVVAVGGAALLVLMLLLGLIMQRRRHYLDRIAFEAEGRHELEMRVIERTSDLEGLNSRLKQEVLEREQAQQELVRAQDELVQAGKLSALGTMSASISHELNQPLAAIRSYAENAEVLLDHERTDDARGNLKLISELTARMASIIAHLRAFARRDRHAPESVALQPALDDALALLAKRRRAMEVELIRDLPDATLWVQAGETRLRQVLGNVLANALDALTEKGPPRKLWLSAEQTAEGVNLSIRDNGPGFSKEALTRALEPFFTTKTRTQGLGLGLAICDTLMRALGGELLITNHPSGGAVLTLRLRAGASGISLQPPEDLSA is encoded by the coding sequence ATGAGCCGTACTCCCACCATTGCCAGTCGCCCCCGCTGGCGCAGCCTTGCCTTGCTGGCGCTGTGCCTTGCTCCGTTACTGTGGCCATTGCAGCATTTGGCCGAGCGTTATTACGGCAACGAACTGATCAGCCAGAACCGGCAGACATTGGATCTTTACGTCGCCAACCTGCTCGGCACCCTGCACCGTTACGAAGTACTGCCGCAGATCCTCAGTGATCTTCCGGCCCTGCGTGCAGCCTTGGTGGACCCGCTGCAACCCCTTGCCCAAGAGAATGCCAACCGCCTGCTCAAAGACGTTAGCCTGCAAACCGGGGCGGACGTTATGTATTTGATGGACCCCGACGGCAAGACACTGGCGGCCTCAAATTGGGACAAACACGACAGCTTCGTGGGCCGCAACTTCGCTTTCCGGCCTTATTTCAGCGACGCCATGGCCGGACGACTTGGGCGTTTTTTTGGCCTTGGAACGACCTCGGCCAAGCGCGGGTATTTCTTCGCCGCAGCCGTACACGACCGTGATCGAGTGGTCGGCGCACTGGTGGTCAAAGTCGATCTGGACCGCACTGAAACCTTGTGGGGCAAAACCCCGGAACAGCTGCTACTGACCGACCATAACGGCGTCGTCATCCTGACCTCCAACCCCGAATGGCGTTTTCGCGCTACACGCCCGCTGAGTGATGAGGAACGCAAGGCTATCACCGCCATTCAACCGTATCCGACCCGAGACCCAAAGCCGCTTACCATCAATGAAAAGGCGTGGATTACTCAAACCCAGCCCATTGAGGAGATCGGCTGGAGCGTAAACATCCTTGCGCCTCGCGTGCTGGTGGATCGGCCGGTACGCACCGTGGTCGCTGTTGGCGGTGCAGCATTGCTGGTGCTTATGCTGCTGCTGGGCCTGATCATGCAACGGCGACGCCATTACCTGGACCGAATTGCCTTCGAAGCCGAGGGCCGGCATGAGTTGGAAATGCGCGTCATTGAACGCACCAGTGACCTTGAAGGCCTGAACAGTCGGCTCAAACAAGAGGTGCTGGAGCGCGAACAGGCGCAGCAGGAATTGGTTCGAGCGCAAGACGAACTGGTGCAGGCCGGCAAGCTGTCGGCGCTCGGTACCATGTCGGCGAGCATCAGCCACGAACTGAACCAGCCGCTGGCGGCCATCCGCAGTTACGCGGAAAACGCCGAAGTGCTACTCGACCATGAGCGCACCGATGACGCCCGCGGCAACCTCAAGCTCATCAGTGAACTGACGGCACGCATGGCGTCGATCATCGCCCACTTGCGTGCGTTCGCCCGCCGCGACCGGCACGCGCCGGAAAGTGTCGCGTTGCAACCGGCGTTGGATGACGCCCTGGCGCTACTCGCCAAACGCCGTCGAGCGATGGAAGTCGAACTGATCCGCGACCTGCCGGATGCGACCTTGTGGGTGCAAGCGGGTGAAACACGCCTTCGCCAAGTGCTGGGCAATGTTTTAGCCAATGCCCTTGATGCCCTCACCGAAAAAGGCCCGCCACGTAAACTCTGGCTCAGTGCCGAGCAGACCGCCGAAGGCGTGAACCTGTCTATTCGCGACAACGGTCCGGGGTTTTCCAAAGAAGCACTGACCCGCGCGCTAGAACCGTTCTTTACCACCAAAACCCGTACACAGGGGCTGGGTCTCGGGCTGGCCATTTGTGACACGCTGATGCGCGCGTTGGGCGGTGAATTACTGATCACCAATCATCCCAGCGGCGGTGCGGTACTGACACTGCGGCTACGCGCCGGCGCATCCGGAATAAGCCTTCAACCGCCAGAGGATCTATCTGCATGA
- the metF gene encoding methylenetetrahydrofolate reductase [NAD(P)H] has translation MSQDRRFSFEFFPTKTDAGHEKLLTTARQLATYNPDFFSCTYGAGGSTRDRTINTVLQLESEVKVPAAPHLSCVGDSKSDLRALLTQYQQAGIKRIVALRGDLPSGMGMASGELRHANDLVTFIREETGSHFHIEVAAYPEMHPQARNFEDDVANFVRKAQAGADSAITQYFFNADSYFYFVERVRKMGVNIPVVPGIMPITNYSKLARFSDACGAEIPRWIRKQLEAYGDDVQSIQAFGEQVITQMCDRLLDGGAPGLHFYTLNQAEPSLAIWNNLKLPR, from the coding sequence ATGTCCCAAGACCGTCGCTTTAGCTTCGAATTTTTCCCGACCAAGACCGATGCCGGGCATGAAAAACTGCTCACCACCGCTCGTCAATTGGCCACGTACAACCCCGATTTCTTTTCCTGCACCTATGGCGCAGGCGGTTCAACCCGCGACCGCACGATCAACACCGTGCTACAGCTGGAAAGCGAAGTAAAAGTCCCGGCAGCCCCGCATCTGTCATGCGTCGGCGACAGCAAGTCCGACTTGCGCGCCCTGCTGACCCAATACCAACAAGCGGGCATTAAACGCATTGTCGCCCTGCGCGGTGACCTGCCTTCTGGCATGGGCATGGCCAGCGGTGAATTACGTCATGCAAATGATCTGGTGACGTTCATCCGGGAAGAGACCGGCAGCCATTTCCACATAGAAGTAGCGGCCTACCCGGAGATGCATCCGCAAGCGCGCAATTTCGAAGACGACGTGGCTAACTTCGTGCGCAAGGCTCAAGCCGGTGCCGACAGTGCCATCACTCAATACTTCTTCAACGCCGACAGCTATTTTTACTTCGTCGAGCGAGTGCGGAAAATGGGCGTGAACATCCCAGTAGTGCCGGGCATTATGCCCATCACCAACTACAGCAAACTGGCGCGCTTTTCTGACGCTTGTGGCGCAGAGATCCCACGCTGGATTCGCAAGCAACTGGAAGCCTACGGCGATGATGTCCAAAGCATCCAGGCGTTCGGCGAACAGGTCATCACTCAAATGTGTGATCGCCTGTTGGACGGCGGTGCACCGGGCCTGCATTTCTACACGTTGAATCAGGCTGAGCCGAGCTTGGCCATCTGGAATAACTTGAAACTGCCGCGCTGA
- the dgcA gene encoding dimethylglycine demethylation protein DgcA has protein sequence MAFEAMFQPIQIGKLTIRNRVLSTAHAEVYATDGGMTTDRYVKYYEEKAKGGIGLAICGGSSSVAIDSPQGWWKSVNLATDKIIPHFQNLADAMHKHGAKIMIQITHMGRRSRWDGDHWPTLLSPSGIREPVHRATCKTIEPEEIWRVIGNYASAAGRAKAGGLDGVELSAVHQHMIDQFWSPRVNKRTDEWGGSFENRMRFGMEVIKAVRKEVGPDFCVGLRICGDEFHPDGLSHEDMKEIAKYYDATGLIDFLGVVGSGCDTHNTLANVIPNMSYPPEPFLHLAAGIKEVVKVPVLHAQNIKDPNQATRILEGGYVDMVGMTRAHIADPHLIAKIKMGQIDQIKQCVGANYCIDRQYQGLDVLCIQNAATSREYMGVPHIIEKTTGVKRKVVIVGAGPAGLEAARVSAERGHDVTLFEKKDTLGGQITTASKAPQRDQIAGITRWFQLELARLKVDVRLGTAADPAAILDLRPDVVVLANGGHPFLEQNEHWGAAEGLVVSSWDVLDGTVAPGKNVLVYDTICEFTGMSVADFIADKGSQVEIVTDDIKPGVAIGGTSFPTYYRSMYPKEVIMTGDLMLEKVYREGDKLVAVLENEYTGAKEERVVDQVVIENGVRPDEWMYYELKEASRNKGQIDIEALFAIQPQPCLSQPGDGYLLFRIGDCVAQRNIHAAIYDALRLCKDF, from the coding sequence ATGGCTTTCGAAGCGATGTTCCAGCCGATTCAGATCGGCAAACTCACCATCCGTAACCGCGTACTCAGTACCGCACACGCCGAGGTGTATGCCACCGACGGCGGCATGACCACGGATCGGTATGTGAAGTATTACGAAGAGAAAGCCAAGGGCGGTATTGGCCTGGCCATTTGTGGCGGGTCTTCCAGCGTCGCCATCGACAGCCCGCAGGGCTGGTGGAAATCGGTCAACCTGGCGACCGACAAGATCATCCCGCACTTCCAGAACCTGGCCGACGCCATGCACAAGCATGGCGCCAAGATCATGATCCAGATTACTCACATGGGCCGTCGTTCCCGTTGGGATGGCGACCATTGGCCGACGCTGCTGTCGCCGTCGGGCATTCGTGAGCCGGTACACCGCGCGACCTGCAAAACCATTGAGCCGGAAGAAATCTGGCGAGTGATCGGCAACTACGCCAGTGCGGCTGGGCGGGCTAAGGCTGGCGGCCTCGATGGCGTTGAGCTGTCTGCCGTGCACCAACACATGATCGACCAGTTCTGGAGCCCAAGGGTTAACAAGCGCACCGACGAATGGGGCGGCAGTTTCGAAAACCGCATGCGCTTCGGCATGGAAGTGATCAAGGCTGTGCGCAAGGAAGTCGGGCCTGATTTCTGCGTCGGCCTGCGTATTTGCGGCGACGAGTTTCACCCTGATGGCTTGAGCCATGAGGACATGAAAGAAATCGCCAAGTACTACGACGCCACCGGTTTGATCGACTTCCTCGGCGTGGTCGGTTCGGGTTGCGACACCCATAACACCTTGGCCAACGTTATTCCGAACATGAGCTACCCGCCTGAGCCGTTCCTGCACTTGGCGGCCGGCATCAAGGAAGTGGTCAAGGTTCCGGTGCTGCACGCACAGAACATCAAAGACCCGAACCAGGCCACACGAATTCTGGAAGGCGGCTACGTCGACATGGTCGGCATGACCCGCGCGCACATTGCTGACCCGCACCTGATCGCCAAAATCAAAATGGGCCAGATTGACCAGATCAAACAATGCGTCGGCGCCAACTATTGCATCGACCGTCAGTACCAAGGTCTGGACGTGCTGTGCATTCAGAACGCCGCGACCTCCCGTGAATACATGGGCGTACCGCACATCATCGAAAAAACCACCGGCGTGAAACGCAAAGTGGTGATCGTCGGTGCCGGTCCTGCCGGCCTGGAAGCGGCTCGCGTGTCAGCTGAACGTGGGCATGACGTGACCTTGTTCGAGAAGAAAGACACCCTCGGCGGGCAGATCACTACGGCATCGAAAGCACCGCAGCGCGATCAAATCGCGGGCATCACTCGCTGGTTTCAGCTGGAACTGGCACGTTTGAAAGTGGACGTTCGTTTGGGCACGGCGGCTGATCCTGCGGCCATTCTCGACCTGCGTCCTGACGTGGTGGTGCTGGCCAACGGCGGCCATCCGTTCCTTGAGCAAAACGAGCATTGGGGCGCAGCAGAGGGTTTGGTTGTCAGCAGTTGGGACGTGCTGGATGGCACCGTGGCACCGGGCAAGAACGTGCTGGTCTACGACACCATTTGTGAATTCACCGGGATGTCGGTTGCCGACTTCATCGCTGACAAAGGCAGCCAGGTCGAGATCGTCACCGACGATATCAAGCCGGGCGTGGCCATCGGTGGTACATCGTTCCCGACGTACTACCGCAGCATGTACCCGAAAGAAGTGATCATGACCGGCGACCTGATGCTGGAAAAGGTCTACCGCGAAGGCGACAAACTGGTCGCGGTTCTGGAAAACGAATACACCGGCGCTAAAGAGGAGCGGGTGGTTGACCAGGTGGTGATCGAGAACGGCGTGCGTCCTGATGAGTGGATGTATTACGAGTTGAAAGAAGCCTCGCGCAACAAAGGCCAAATCGACATCGAAGCGTTATTCGCGATTCAGCCGCAACCGTGCCTGAGCCAACCGGGCGACGGCTACTTGCTGTTCCGCATCGGCGACTGCGTGGCCCAGCGCAACATCCATGCGGCCATCTATGACGCCTTGCGGTTGTGTAAGGATTTTTAA
- a CDS encoding dipeptidase, with translation MSPAELHADSIVIDGLIIAKWNRELFEDMRKGGLTMANCTVSVWEGFQATVNSICTSQKLMRENSDLVIPVRTTADIRKAKEQGKTGILFGFQNAHAYEDQIGYVEIFKQLGVGIVQMCYNTQNLVGTGCYERDGGLSGFGREIVGEMNRVGVMCDLSHVGSKTSEEVILESKKPVCYSHCLPSGLKEHPRNKSDEELKFIADHGGFVGVTMFAPFLAKGIESTIDDYAEAIEYVMNLVGEDSIGIGTDFTQGHGQDFFEYLTHDKGYARRLTSFGKIINPLGIRTVGEFPNLTETLLKRGHPERVVRKIMGENWVNVLKDVWGE, from the coding sequence ATGAGCCCAGCCGAATTACACGCCGACAGTATCGTTATTGACGGGCTGATCATTGCCAAGTGGAACCGTGAGCTGTTTGAAGACATGCGCAAAGGTGGTCTGACCATGGCCAACTGCACCGTGTCGGTGTGGGAAGGTTTTCAGGCGACCGTCAACAGCATTTGCACCAGCCAAAAGTTGATGCGTGAAAACAGCGACCTGGTGATTCCGGTACGCACTACTGCGGATATCCGCAAGGCCAAGGAGCAAGGCAAGACCGGCATCCTCTTTGGGTTCCAGAACGCCCACGCGTATGAAGATCAAATCGGCTACGTCGAGATCTTCAAGCAGCTCGGCGTTGGCATCGTGCAGATGTGCTACAACACGCAAAACCTGGTTGGCACTGGCTGCTACGAACGTGACGGCGGCCTGTCGGGCTTTGGTCGCGAAATCGTTGGCGAAATGAACCGCGTCGGTGTGATGTGCGACCTTTCCCACGTGGGGTCGAAAACTTCCGAAGAAGTCATCCTTGAATCGAAAAAACCGGTTTGCTACTCCCACTGCCTGCCGTCCGGTTTGAAAGAGCACCCGCGCAACAAATCTGACGAAGAGCTGAAGTTTATCGCCGACCACGGCGGTTTTGTGGGCGTGACCATGTTCGCGCCGTTCCTGGCCAAGGGCATTGAGTCCACCATCGACGACTACGCCGAAGCCATTGAATACGTGATGAACCTCGTCGGCGAAGACTCTATCGGTATCGGCACTGACTTCACTCAAGGCCACGGCCAGGACTTCTTCGAATACCTGACCCACGACAAGGGCTATGCCCGCCGTCTGACCAGCTTCGGCAAAATCATCAACCCGCTGGGTATCCGCACCGTGGGCGAATTCCCGAACCTCACCGAGACGCTGCTTAAACGCGGCCATCCTGAGCGAGTGGTGCGCAAAATCATGGGCGAAAACTGGGTCAACGTTTTGAAGGACGTTTGGGGCGAGTAA
- a CDS encoding sigma-54 dependent transcriptional regulator: MSTDQAIDSRIQVVLIDDDPHLRGALGQTLDLAGLKVLPLTDAAGLGGRIERDWPGVIVSDIRMPGIDGLELLAQLHAQDPELPVLLITGHGDVPLAVQAMRAGAYDFLEKPFASDALLDSVRRALDVRRLVLENRSLRLALSDRQQLSARLVGQSAPILRLREQIGALAATKADVLILGETGSGKEVVARALHDLSSRRAGPFVAINAGALAESVVESELFGHEPGAFTGAQKRRIGKFEFASGGTLFLDEIESMSLEVQVKLLRLLQERVVERLGGNQLIPLDIRVIAATKEDLRLASDQGRFRADLYYRLNVAPLKIPPLRERGEDALMLFQHFAESASIRHGLPKHELQPGQRALLLRHTWPGNVRELQNAAERFALGLELALEGNELPSMPSTGSGLSEQVESFERSLIAAELTRPHTSVRSLAEALGLPRKTLHDKLRKHGLSFGDNSSAADDLD; encoded by the coding sequence ATGAGCACCGACCAGGCCATCGACAGCCGGATTCAAGTGGTGCTGATCGACGACGACCCCCATTTACGCGGCGCCCTCGGCCAGACGCTGGACCTGGCGGGGCTCAAAGTGCTGCCGCTGACCGACGCCGCAGGACTGGGCGGACGCATTGAGCGCGACTGGCCTGGCGTGATCGTCAGCGATATTCGCATGCCCGGCATAGACGGCCTTGAACTGCTGGCACAACTGCATGCACAAGACCCGGAATTGCCCGTGTTGCTCATCACCGGGCATGGCGACGTGCCGCTCGCCGTGCAGGCCATGCGTGCGGGGGCGTATGACTTTCTGGAAAAACCCTTTGCCAGCGACGCCCTGCTCGACAGCGTGCGCCGGGCGTTGGACGTGCGCCGCCTAGTGCTGGAAAACCGCAGCCTGCGCCTGGCCTTGAGCGACCGTCAGCAACTGAGTGCTCGGCTGGTCGGCCAATCCGCACCGATCTTGCGCTTACGTGAGCAAATCGGCGCACTGGCCGCCACCAAGGCTGACGTGCTGATCCTCGGCGAGACCGGCTCGGGCAAAGAGGTGGTGGCCCGTGCATTACACGATCTGTCCAGCCGCCGAGCGGGGCCGTTTGTTGCGATCAACGCCGGGGCTCTGGCGGAGTCGGTGGTGGAAAGCGAATTGTTCGGCCATGAACCCGGCGCGTTTACCGGCGCGCAAAAACGCCGAATCGGTAAGTTCGAGTTCGCCAGTGGTGGCACATTGTTTCTCGATGAAATCGAAAGCATGAGCCTTGAGGTTCAAGTCAAGCTGCTGCGATTGCTGCAAGAGCGGGTGGTCGAGCGCTTGGGCGGCAATCAACTGATCCCGTTGGACATCCGGGTGATTGCCGCCACCAAGGAAGACTTGCGCCTAGCCTCGGATCAAGGCCGCTTCCGCGCCGACTTGTATTACCGCCTCAACGTCGCGCCCCTTAAAATTCCACCACTGCGTGAGCGCGGCGAAGATGCCTTGATGCTGTTCCAGCACTTCGCTGAATCAGCCAGCATCCGCCATGGCTTGCCTAAACACGAACTGCAACCGGGCCAGCGCGCCCTGCTGTTGCGCCACACCTGGCCGGGCAATGTACGGGAATTACAAAACGCTGCCGAGCGCTTCGCCCTTGGGCTGGAACTGGCCTTGGAGGGCAATGAACTGCCAAGCATGCCTTCGACCGGCAGCGGACTCAGCGAGCAGGTTGAAAGTTTCGAGCGGTCGCTGATCGCTGCCGAGCTGACACGGCCTCATACTTCGGTCCGCAGCCTGGCCGAAGCGCTGGGTTTGCCGCGCAAAACCCTGCATGACAAGTTGCGCAAACACGGCTTGAGCTTTGGTGACAATAGCAGCGCTGCCGATGACCTCGATTGA
- a CDS encoding thioesterase domain-containing protein — protein sequence MNAHSHALEQVLHHDIPLTREMGLKVLSWHEHQLRLHLPLEPNINHKSTMFGGSLYCCAVLAGWGWMHLRLREAGIEDGHIVIQEGQISYPLPVTTDATAICEAPEPVVWEKFLRTYERHGRARLTLATHIVNQGSEDVAVTFSGQFVLHR from the coding sequence ATGAACGCCCATAGCCACGCGCTAGAACAGGTACTCCATCACGACATTCCGTTGACCCGAGAGATGGGCCTGAAGGTGCTGAGCTGGCACGAACACCAATTGCGCCTGCACTTGCCGCTGGAACCCAACATCAACCACAAAAGCACGATGTTCGGCGGCAGCCTGTATTGCTGCGCCGTGCTCGCCGGCTGGGGCTGGATGCATCTGCGTCTACGCGAAGCGGGAATTGAAGACGGGCACATCGTTATTCAAGAAGGACAGATCAGTTACCCGCTGCCCGTCACCACCGATGCCACCGCCATTTGCGAAGCGCCAGAGCCAGTCGTATGGGAGAAGTTTTTGCGCACTTATGAACGCCATGGCCGAGCGCGCCTGACATTGGCGACGCACATCGTCAACCAAGGCAGCGAAGACGTGGCAGTGACCTTCAGCGGTCAGTTTGTGTTGCACCGGTAA
- a CDS encoding DUF5943 domain-containing protein has translation MAKIAPQLPIEVDSETGVWTSDALPMLYVPRHFFVNNHMGIEEVLGADAYAEILYKAGYKSAWHWCEKEAECHGLSGVAVFEHYMKRLSQRGWGLFKIQDIDLKKGTASVKLEHSCFVYVYGKVGRKVDYMFTGWFAGAMDQILEASGSSIRTVAEQVYGGSEEGHDDGLFTVKPL, from the coding sequence ATGGCTAAAATCGCCCCGCAACTGCCTATTGAAGTCGACAGCGAAACTGGCGTCTGGACCTCCGACGCATTGCCAATGCTGTACGTGCCGCGTCACTTTTTTGTCAACAACCACATGGGCATTGAAGAAGTCCTGGGCGCCGATGCTTACGCCGAAATTCTGTACAAAGCCGGCTACAAGTCGGCTTGGCACTGGTGCGAGAAAGAAGCTGAATGCCACGGTTTGTCTGGCGTTGCGGTGTTCGAACATTACATGAAGCGCTTGTCGCAACGTGGTTGGGGCCTGTTCAAGATTCAGGACATCGATCTGAAAAAAGGCACCGCCAGCGTCAAGCTTGAGCACTCTTGCTTTGTCTACGTGTACGGCAAAGTGGGCCGCAAGGTCGATTACATGTTCACCGGCTGGTTTGCAGGCGCCATGGACCAGATTCTTGAGGCGTCGGGCAGTTCAATTCGCACGGTCGCCGAGCAAGTCTACGGCGGTTCCGAAGAAGGCCACGACGACGGCTTGTTCACCGTCAAGCCGTTGTAA
- the ahcY gene encoding adenosylhomocysteinase, producing MSAVISPADFTDYKVADMSLAAWGRRETIIAESEMPALMGLRRKYAGEQPLKGAKILGCIHMTIQTAVLIETLVALGAEVRWSSCNIFSTQDQAAAAVAAAGVAVYAWKGETEAEYEWCIEQTILKDGQPWDANMILDDGGDLTEIIHKKYPQMLARIHGVTEETTTGVHRLLDMLAKGELKIPAINVNDSVTKSKNDNKYGCRHSLNDAIKRGTDHLLSGKQALVIGYGDVGKGSAQSLRQEGMIVKVTEVDPICAMQACMDGFELVSPFIDGINDGTAASIDTALLGKIDLIVTTTGNVNVCDSNMLKALKKRAVVCNIGHFDNEIDTAFMRKSWAWEEVKPQVHKIHRTGPGTFDPHNDDYLILLAEGRLVNLGNATGHPSRIMDGSFANQVLAQIFLFDQKYADLAPAQKAERLTVEVLPKKLDEEVALEMVRGFGGVVTQLTKTQADYIGVAVEGPFKPHAYRY from the coding sequence ATGAGTGCTGTAATTTCGCCCGCTGATTTTACCGACTACAAAGTCGCTGACATGTCCCTGGCTGCCTGGGGTCGTCGCGAAACCATCATCGCCGAATCCGAAATGCCTGCCCTGATGGGTCTGCGCCGTAAATACGCCGGCGAGCAACCGCTCAAGGGCGCGAAGATTCTCGGCTGCATCCACATGACCATCCAGACCGCCGTGCTGATCGAAACCCTGGTTGCCCTGGGTGCCGAAGTGCGTTGGTCGTCATGCAACATTTTCTCTACTCAGGATCAGGCCGCTGCCGCGGTTGCCGCTGCCGGTGTTGCGGTTTATGCCTGGAAAGGCGAAACCGAAGCTGAATACGAGTGGTGCATCGAGCAAACCATCCTTAAAGATGGTCAGCCTTGGGACGCCAACATGATTCTCGACGACGGCGGCGACCTGACCGAGATCATCCACAAGAAATACCCGCAGATGCTCGCACGCATCCACGGCGTCACAGAAGAAACCACCACTGGCGTTCACCGCCTGTTGGACATGTTGGCCAAGGGCGAGCTGAAAATCCCGGCCATCAACGTCAACGACTCTGTGACCAAAAGCAAAAACGACAACAAGTACGGCTGCCGCCATAGCCTGAACGATGCAATCAAGCGTGGTACCGACCACCTGCTGTCCGGCAAGCAAGCGCTGGTCATCGGTTACGGTGACGTGGGCAAGGGTTCTGCGCAGTCGCTGCGCCAGGAAGGCATGATCGTCAAGGTTACGGAAGTTGATCCAATCTGCGCCATGCAAGCGTGCATGGACGGTTTTGAACTGGTTTCGCCGTTCATCGACGGGATCAACGACGGCACCGCCGCCAGCATCGACACCGCCTTGCTGGGCAAGATCGACCTGATCGTGACCACCACCGGTAACGTCAACGTTTGCGACTCGAACATGCTCAAGGCCCTCAAGAAACGCGCGGTCGTGTGCAACATCGGTCACTTCGACAACGAAATCGACACCGCTTTCATGCGCAAAAGCTGGGCGTGGGAAGAAGTGAAGCCGCAGGTTCACAAGATTCACCGTACCGGGCCGGGCACTTTCGATCCGCACAACGATGACTACCTGATCCTGTTGGCCGAAGGTCGTTTGGTAAACCTGGGCAACGCCACAGGTCACCCGAGCCGCATCATGGACGGTTCGTTCGCCAACCAAGTGCTGGCTCAGATCTTCCTGTTCGATCAGAAATACGCCGACCTGGCACCGGCCCAAAAAGCCGAGCGTCTGACCGTAGAAGTGCTGCCGAAGAAGCTCGACGAAGAAGTGGCGCTGGAGATGGTTCGTGGTTTCGGTGGCGTGGTCACTCAACTGACCAAGACCCAAGCCGACTACATCGGCGTGGCTGTCGAAGGCCCGTTCAAGCCGCACGCTTATCGTTATTGA
- a CDS encoding lysozyme inhibitor LprI family protein has product MRSMLLVLAVLATGAQAEDGTPCDKVETTQQSFECSAFNRTTADREMNNAYKDLIDRISAQYAAHPPQLNDYLAKIKNAQDIWVKLREADCSVQTFLNEKGSQAFQIAQNDCFAQNSDERSEYLQSIGIE; this is encoded by the coding sequence ATGAGGTCAATGCTATTGGTTTTGGCAGTGCTGGCTACTGGCGCACAGGCCGAGGACGGCACGCCGTGCGACAAGGTGGAGACCACCCAACAGAGCTTCGAGTGCTCTGCGTTCAACAGAACCACCGCCGATCGCGAAATGAACAATGCCTACAAAGACTTGATTGATCGCATCAGCGCTCAATACGCCGCGCACCCGCCACAACTCAACGACTATTTAGCCAAAATCAAAAATGCCCAAGACATCTGGGTAAAGCTACGTGAAGCCGATTGCTCAGTGCAGACCTTCCTCAATGAAAAAGGCAGCCAAGCGTTCCAGATCGCCCAGAACGACTGCTTTGCGCAGAACAGTGATGAACGGTCAGAGTATTTGCAGTCGATAGGGATTGAGTGA
- a CDS encoding acyl-CoA thioesterase, whose translation MNFHTRKWVKPEDLNPNGTLFGGSLLRWIDEEAAIYAIVQLGNQRVVTKYISEINFVSASRQGDIIELGITATSFGRTSITLTCEVRNKITRKSILTVDKMVFVNLGEDGLPSPHGRTEILYVKDQFKEEAIHG comes from the coding sequence ATGAATTTCCACACCCGCAAGTGGGTTAAACCCGAAGACCTCAACCCCAATGGCACGCTGTTCGGCGGCAGCCTGCTGCGCTGGATCGACGAAGAAGCGGCGATTTACGCCATTGTTCAGCTGGGTAACCAGCGCGTTGTCACCAAGTACATTTCCGAAATTAACTTCGTCAGCGCCTCGCGCCAGGGCGACATCATCGAACTGGGCATCACTGCGACCTCTTTTGGTCGCACCTCGATTACGTTGACCTGTGAAGTGCGCAATAAAATTACGCGTAAAAGTATTCTTACCGTCGACAAGATGGTCTTCGTTAACCTCGGCGAAGACGGCTTGCCGTCACCCCATGGCCGGACTGAGATTTTGTATGTGAAAGATCAATTCAAGGAAGAAGCGATCCACGGCTGA